The genomic segment GTTCTTTTCCATTGAGGTGCGAGTAGACCTCAACAAGCCTCACTTGTGGCCCCCTCGGGGCAGGCGCGGGTCATATACCGGTCGATCCATCGGACGTGTCTTCAATTCACCCGCGCGAAACGCGTGAATGCGTTCCCATGCGATGTCAACGTAACTCTGCTCCGTGTCACAGCCGTACCCAAGACGGTCATGCTTGATCGCGGCAATCACGGATGATCCTACTCCCATGTAAGGGTCAAATACCGCGTTTCCTGGGTGGGTCATCGACAAGACGAGTCGTTCGACAAGCTCAACGGGAAACTGGCAAGGGTGAACGGTTTTCTCCACGTGGTTGCTCTTAACGTTGGGAATTACCCATACATCTCCGGGATTTTTCCCTAAGGGGTTACCCGACAGCTGTCCTTTCCGGGGCCCCTTGAACGCTTTCTTGAAAGGGTACTTGGCAGGCACTCTCACAGGATCAAGGTTGAACGTGTATCGATCGGTTTTAGTGAACCAGAGGATTGTCTCATGCCTTCCCGAGAATCGTTTCGAGCAGTGGAGTCCGTGTTCGAAGTGCCAGACAATTCTGTTACGCAGTACCAGACCATGATGACGAAAAGCGGGATACAGCTCTATGTCCAACGGAAAGACTTCGCCATCTTCAGTAACATGGTTCCCTACCTGCCAGCAGATTGACCCGCTCGGAGACAGCAAACGTACGCACTCTGCGATTACTTGCGCTTGAGATGCGACGTACGCCTCAAGGCGGGCACGAGGGTTTTGCCTACTGCGTCGCTTTTCATAGGCCTTCCCCATGTCATACGGCGGGGACGTAACGATCAATTCAAAACTCTCGTCCGGTAGCGGCCGCATAAACGAGAGATTGTCCGCACAATCAATGACAACGTCCTTGTCTCGATGCAGGCGGCGAACGGCTGAAGACCTCATCGAGTGTCCTCCTTCCGCTCTGACGAGGATATCCCCAAGAAGAGGTTGGACGTCCGAAGTAGGCGTCGCCATGTATCTGACATACGCAAACTCATTGCATCGTAAGGCATCGAAATGATCGCTCCGTGATCGAGAAGGTGCGGCCTATCGGTGCGTCGAAATGGACGATCCTGTCGGTTTATCATTCAAGCCCGACCGCTCATCCGTCCCCTCCAACGCATCCCTGAACTCCCCACCCAGCTTCGGATGCCGCCGCCACATGTACCACCCCATCAACGCCGCGGCTAACAGATTCCCCGCCAACACCTGCCACCAAGCCAGTCGCCCGAGCGGCGACTCCGACAGCAGCGCGCTCAACATGTAGAACCCCATCTCCACCACCACGAACCCCACCAGAAACCCGGCCAGGATCCCCGGCGTACGCTCGGCCTGGTGAATCACCACCGCCACCAGGATCCCCACCAGCGCGAACGCCGCGTAGTGGAACACGGTGTAGATCGCCACGTGCATGAACGTCGAATCCAGCTCCGACGGCACGCCGAAGATCCCGAGCAGTCCCGCGCCGAGCAGATCGGGCGTGAACAGCAGCTGCCCGTTGATCGCATCTATAATGAAGAACCAAACCGCTATAACCGTCGCGCCGAGGAAGCCGGCGAAGATTCCTTCGCGAAAGGTGCTGTGCCCAACGGCCATGGCGTGCTCCGGGTCTTTAGGGTTCCAACGCCCAAATTAGCGACCCTAAACCCTTATTGCCCACCCGCGGCGGCCTGGCGTCTTGCCGCGGGCAATGCTCGGAGCCATGGCTCGACCACGCCGCGCCGGACGATCCAACCAAATCAAAGTCGTCCAACGGCACCTAGGGCGCCACTACTACAGGTAGTAGCGGCGTCGGCACCAGTCCAAACCCGGCAAGGCCTCGGTCGTCGGCCCGAGAACCGCCGAGTTGGCTTCTTAGAGGCTGGCTGGTATTCTCAAGCAGGCAAACCTGCGTGAGCGAGAGAACATGACGAAGAATTTTCTCGTGATAATCGAGCCGACGGGTACCGGATTCTCCGCGTACTCCCCCGATGTGCCGGGATGCGTGGCCGCTGGCAAGACCCGCGCGGCGACCGAAAAGCGCATGCGGGAAGCGATCGAGATGCACATCGAGGGACTGCGCGAGGACGGACTCGCGGTCCCGGAGCCGCAGTCCATAGCGGCGTACGTGAGCGTCGCCGCGTAACGTGCGGAATCGAGGAGAGAACTCGTGACGCTTCGGCCCGCAGCCCCGGCACGTCCCATCTGCCGGCCCATTCGTACCGCAAAGGAATTCGAGGAGACTGTCAACGAGCTCGACTACCTGGCTGACCTGGACCCGAAGGAGGGCACCCCGGCGTACGACAGGATGGAGCTTCTCGGCATCCTCATCGCTGCCTATGAGGAGGAGCGCCTTCCACCACTCGAACGCGCGAGTCCGCAGGAGCTCGTGCAATTCATGGCTGAGCAAAAGGGGATCAGTTGCTAGGCAATGGCTGATAGGCGAAGAAGAATGATGACGCTCCC from the Gemmatimonadaceae bacterium genome contains:
- a CDS encoding type II toxin-antitoxin system HicB family antitoxin, with protein sequence MTKNFLVIIEPTGTGFSAYSPDVPGCVAAGKTRAATEKRMREAIEMHIEGLREDGLAVPEPQSIAAYVSVAA